In a single window of the Aridibaculum aurantiacum genome:
- a CDS encoding peptidylprolyl isomerase, with product MKKSALVLACSLAVAAVNAQPVFTFGKNSVSKTEFIRAFDKNPVNTPDRQKALKEYLDLYINFRLKVQAAYDAGLDKDQTQLYELQNFRRQIAENILNEKANLKELVKEAFIRSQKDIHLAHVFVEVPAKGDTAAAYKKIQEAYKALQQGKSFEAVAAEYSSDPGTIQSKGDLGFITVFTLPYEFENIAYNIKPNTYSAPVRTSLGYHIFKNKAERTPLGTRRVAQILIAFPPNGSEAEKTAAKRKADSVYNLIAKGQKFEDLVAQVSNDMSSNYSAGQLPEFGIGTYNPVFEQQAFALTNPNDITQPFATTYGYHILKLLEAKPIASDTKDDIFMAQLQEKVSKDGRLLQARKQMLDKQLSILKYKPAAYNQADLFAFTDSNVQKTTSKAVRTINEKSVLFSFGPKAILAGDWLKFVRAVNSTPNEFSGKDYPTLMKDYVRVTADEFYRDNLEKYSVEFDRQVKEFKDANLLFGIMDKQVWSKANEDTSGLKTYFSQNKAKYKWAPSADAIIVTCTSATIAEEVAQKLQGNLANWRTITDAYGTQVTADSGRYELSQLPIPDRTNFTAGLITAPLSNQSDGSTSFNLLVKIYRDADQRSFEDARGMVISDYQQVLEERWLAELKKKYPVKVNQAVVKTLK from the coding sequence ATGAAGAAATCAGCCCTTGTCCTTGCTTGTAGCCTGGCGGTGGCCGCAGTAAATGCTCAACCAGTATTTACCTTCGGAAAGAACTCCGTTTCTAAAACAGAATTCATCCGAGCTTTTGATAAGAATCCCGTTAATACTCCAGACCGCCAGAAGGCGCTGAAGGAATACCTTGACCTGTATATCAACTTCAGGTTGAAGGTGCAGGCAGCGTATGATGCAGGCCTTGATAAAGATCAGACGCAGTTGTACGAGTTGCAGAATTTCCGCCGGCAGATTGCAGAGAATATTCTGAATGAAAAGGCTAACCTGAAAGAGCTGGTAAAAGAAGCTTTTATCCGTAGCCAGAAGGATATTCACCTGGCGCATGTGTTTGTAGAAGTGCCGGCAAAAGGCGATACAGCCGCTGCCTATAAAAAGATACAAGAAGCATACAAGGCACTGCAGCAGGGGAAATCATTTGAAGCAGTGGCTGCAGAATATTCTTCCGATCCGGGAACTATACAATCGAAAGGTGACCTTGGTTTCATCACAGTGTTTACATTGCCTTACGAGTTCGAGAATATTGCTTACAACATAAAGCCTAATACATATTCTGCCCCGGTAAGAACTAGTCTTGGCTACCATATTTTTAAAAATAAAGCAGAGCGTACTCCTTTGGGTACACGTCGTGTAGCACAGATACTTATCGCTTTTCCTCCTAATGGTTCAGAGGCTGAAAAGACGGCAGCAAAACGTAAAGCTGATTCTGTTTACAATTTGATTGCCAAAGGACAGAAGTTTGAGGACCTGGTAGCGCAGGTGAGCAATGACATGAGCTCTAATTACAGCGCTGGCCAGCTTCCTGAATTTGGCATAGGAACGTATAATCCTGTTTTTGAGCAACAGGCATTTGCGCTTACCAATCCAAACGATATTACACAGCCGTTTGCCACAACGTACGGCTATCATATTTTGAAATTGCTGGAGGCTAAGCCGATTGCCAGCGACACCAAGGATGATATTTTTATGGCTCAACTGCAGGAAAAGGTGAGCAAAGATGGCAGGCTGCTACAGGCGAGGAAGCAAATGCTGGATAAGCAACTTTCTATTTTAAAGTATAAGCCTGCTGCTTATAACCAGGCTGATCTTTTTGCATTTACTGATAGTAATGTGCAAAAAACCACCAGCAAAGCAGTAAGAACAATCAATGAAAAATCTGTTCTTTTTTCTTTTGGTCCTAAGGCCATTCTTGCGGGTGATTGGCTGAAGTTTGTACGTGCCGTAAACAGTACACCAAATGAGTTTTCAGGAAAGGATTATCCAACGCTGATGAAGGATTACGTGCGTGTAACGGCTGATGAATTTTACCGCGATAACCTGGAAAAATACAGCGTGGAGTTCGACCGGCAGGTAAAGGAATTCAAAGATGCGAATCTCCTGTTTGGCATTATGGACAAGCAGGTGTGGAGCAAGGCAAATGAAGATACCAGCGGGTTGAAAACCTATTTCAGCCAGAACAAGGCAAAATATAAATGGGCGCCAAGTGCAGATGCTATTATAGTTACTTGTACCAGCGCCACCATAGCCGAAGAAGTAGCACAAAAACTACAAGGCAATCTTGCCAACTGGAGAACAATTACAGATGCTTATGGCACACAGGTAACTGCTGATAGCGGTCGCTACGAACTGAGCCAGCTGCCAATTCCTGACCGTACCAATTTTACTGCAGGATTGATAACTGCACCTTTAAGCAACCAGTCAGATGGCAGTACATCCTTCAATTTGCTGGTGAAGATCTATCGCGATGCTGACCAGCGGAGTTTTGAAGATGCACGTGGCATGGTGATCAGCGATTACCAGCAAGTACTGGAAGAGCGATGGCTGGCAGAATTAAAGAAAAAGTACCCGGTGAAAGTGAACCAGGCCGTAGTGAAAACATTGAAGTAG
- a CDS encoding TlpA family protein disulfide reductase yields MRLVIPIIGLLLALHSEAQTKTPVKTSKPVSATTAGSNGYNIPITLTPLKNTYVYLGSYFGKYKNMADSAWLNDKGQGVFKGNKKFPKGIYFVVSPNKYLLFEVLMDDKQNFSIKADTAALQNATVTGSEDNTLFQDYTRFLAQKAPKLNQLQQQLAAATTASDSATIREALVRGNKELQDYRENIMEQQPNSMLASFFYTMKRPEVPAIPVAANGKADSSYPYRFVKANWWEGVDFSNEALVRTPFFEPKLEEYYKYYVHPEADSIIPEVNYMLLVSRENREMFKYLLGKFTDKYINPEYMGQEKVFLFLFDKYFSKGDTTWLSQSQRKYIFDRAYSLMANQLGEVAAELNMLDTAGKNVSLYNIKAPYTFITFWDPHCGHCKETVPRVDSIYRAKWKALGVKIVGVNVDEGANDSWKKFIKDHKLNDWAHIYQPKSVKEDEAKRGVANFRQLYDVYKTPTLYLLDSEKRIIGKMLSIEQFDEVLQAKLKNPAPKK; encoded by the coding sequence ATGCGTTTAGTTATACCTATTATTGGTTTATTGCTTGCTCTACATTCAGAGGCACAAACCAAGACCCCTGTAAAAACATCCAAGCCAGTTTCGGCTACTACAGCTGGCAGCAACGGCTATAATATTCCCATTACGCTTACGCCGCTGAAGAATACTTACGTTTACCTCGGCTCTTACTTTGGCAAGTACAAGAACATGGCTGACTCTGCCTGGCTAAATGATAAAGGGCAAGGTGTTTTTAAAGGCAATAAGAAGTTTCCAAAAGGCATATACTTTGTCGTTTCTCCTAATAAGTACCTGCTGTTCGAAGTGCTGATGGACGACAAGCAGAATTTTTCTATAAAAGCAGATACTGCGGCGCTACAAAATGCTACTGTCACAGGTTCAGAAGATAATACGCTCTTCCAGGATTATACCCGTTTCCTGGCGCAGAAAGCGCCAAAGCTAAACCAGCTGCAACAGCAACTGGCGGCGGCTACTACGGCTTCAGATTCTGCCACTATTAGGGAAGCACTCGTAAGAGGAAACAAAGAGCTGCAGGATTATCGCGAGAACATTATGGAGCAGCAGCCTAACTCTATGCTGGCGTCCTTCTTCTATACCATGAAGCGGCCTGAGGTGCCGGCAATACCTGTGGCAGCCAATGGCAAAGCGGACTCTTCTTATCCTTATCGTTTTGTAAAAGCAAACTGGTGGGAAGGCGTTGACTTCAGCAATGAAGCGCTCGTTCGTACACCTTTCTTCGAGCCTAAACTGGAAGAATATTATAAGTATTATGTGCACCCGGAGGCTGATTCCATCATTCCTGAAGTAAACTACATGCTGCTGGTGAGCCGCGAGAACAGGGAGATGTTCAAGTACCTGCTGGGCAAGTTTACTGACAAATACATCAACCCTGAGTACATGGGGCAGGAGAAGGTTTTCCTGTTCCTGTTCGATAAATATTTCAGCAAGGGCGACACCACGTGGCTGAGCCAAAGCCAGCGGAAGTATATTTTTGATCGTGCCTACAGCCTGATGGCGAACCAATTGGGCGAGGTAGCAGCCGAACTGAATATGCTGGATACTGCCGGCAAAAATGTGAGCCTTTACAACATAAAAGCGCCGTATACTTTCATTACATTCTGGGATCCACATTGCGGTCATTGTAAGGAAACAGTGCCACGAGTAGATTCAATTTATCGCGCAAAATGGAAAGCGTTGGGTGTAAAAATAGTAGGTGTGAACGTAGACGAGGGTGCGAATGATAGCTGGAAGAAATTCATAAAGGATCATAAGCTGAACGATTGGGCGCATATTTACCAGCCTAAGAGTGTGAAGGAAGACGAGGCAAAACGTGGCGTTGCCAACTTCAGGCAATTGTACGATGTGTATAAAACGCCAACTCTATATTTGCTCGACAGCGAGAAACGCATCATTGGAAAAATGCTTTCTATTGAACAATTTGATGAAGTATTACAAGCCAAATTAAAAAACCCTGCTCCTAAAAAATAA